The following are from one region of the Takifugu rubripes chromosome 16, fTakRub1.2, whole genome shotgun sequence genome:
- the bmp2b gene encoding bone morphogenetic protein 2b yields MVAVVRSLMVLLLAQVLLEGTTGLIPEVGRRRYSESGKQTPQQSEGFLNDFELRLLNMFGLKRRPTPSKQAVVPQYMVDLYRMHSANGDHSTKRPRSMGRHAETAASKANTIRSFHHEESMEALARLKGKTTQQFYFNLTSIPKEELITSAELRIYRDQVMGAASTNSSSSNSSTGGKAHAGRFHRINIYEIFGVPQGREPLARLLDTRLVQDSLTRWESFDVSSAVLQWTSGKGHNHGFVIEVLHPEESEVEEEHAQNHSRHVRVSRSLHQDQDSWPQARPLLVTYGHDGRGDSVLHTREKRQAALRKQRRKHQHKANCKRHALYVDFSDVGWNEWIVAPPGYHAFYCQGECPFPLADHLNSTNHAIVQTLVNSVNSNIPRACCVPTDLSPISLLYLDEYEKVILKNYMDMVVEGCGCR; encoded by the exons ATGGTCGCTGTGGTCCGCTCTCTCATGGTACTGCTGCTCGCTCAGGTGTTGTTGGAAGGTACCACGGGACTTATCCCTGAGGTCGGCCGGAGGAGATACAGCGAATCTGGGAAGCAGACCCCACAGCAGTCGGAGGGCTTCCTCAACGATTTTGAGCTTCGGCTTCTCAATATGTTCGGGCTGAAGCGCAGGCCGACCCCGAGCAAGCAAGCCGTGGTGCCACAGTACATGGTGGACCTTTACCGCATGCACTCGGCGAATGGAGATCACAGCACTAAACGACCCAGGAGCATGGGGAGACATGCAGAGACAGCCGCCAGCAAGGCCAACACGATTAGAAGCTTTCACCATGAAG AGTCAATGGAGGCACTGGCCAGGCTGAAAGGCAAAACAACTCAACAGTTCTATTTTAATTTAACGTCCATCCCTAAAGAAGAGCTCATCACCTCTGCAGAGCTCCGTATCTACAGGGATCAGGTCATGGGAGCTGCGTCCACCAACAGCAGTtctagcaacagcagcaccggTGGTAAGGCTCATGCTGGCCGCTTCCATCGCATCAACATCTACGAGATATTCGGAGTTCCTCAAGGCAGGGAACCTCTGGCCCGTCTGCTGGACACTCGACTTGTTCAGGACTCTCTGACCCGTTGGGAGAGCTTCGATGTCAGCTCTGCTGTGCTTCAGTGGACTTCCGGGAAAGGCCACAATCACGGCTTCGTGATAGAGGTGCTTCatccagaggagagtgaggtAGAAGAAGAGCATGCCCAGAACCATAGCAGACACGTCAGGGTGAGCCGGTCCTTGCACCAGGACCAGGACTCGTGGCCTCAGGCCCGGCCTTTGCTAGTAACGTACGGCCACGACGGCCGTGGGGACTCAGTGCTCCACACGAGGGAAAAACGTCAGGCGGCACTCCGCAAACAGCGCAGGAAACACCAGCACAAGGCCAACTGCAAGAGGCATGCCCTGTATGTAGACTTCAGTGACGTTGGGTGGAACGAGTGGATTGTGGCACCCCCTGGCTACCATGCCTTTTATTGCCAAGGAGAATGTCCATTCCCCCTGGCAGACCACCTCAACTCTACCAATCATGCCATTGTGCAGACACTGGTGAACTCAGTCAACTCAAATATTCCCCGAGCGTGTTGCGTGCCCACTGACCTCAGTCCCATCTCCTTACTCTACCTGGATGAATATGAGAAAGTCATCCTTAAAAACTACATGGACATGGTGGTAGAGGGATGTGGCTGTCGGTGA